In the genome of Euleptes europaea isolate rEulEur1 chromosome 4, rEulEur1.hap1, whole genome shotgun sequence, the window catttattctgaaaccatggaagagcatgtccggctggtgcgggaggtcctccagcggttacgggaccacaagttatatgccaaagtgtctaagtgtgaattccaccagccttccatcacCTTTCTAGGTtatgtaatctctcaccaggggttggaaatggaccccggaaaggttcaggcggtgcgagattgggaaccccctactacgcgcaaacaactgcagcagttcctggggttcgccaacttttaccgcaatttcattcccaactttgcgcaagtggctcttcctctcacttccctactgcgcactaagggaaaaggtgccaatgccgccttgccttcggcccgactgcagtggtcccctccctgccaacaggcttttgaggacttgaagctactcttctcgtccgaaccggtcctggcccacccggactgcaccaaaccgtttgtggtccaggtggacgcctcctatgtagctatgggaggggccctcctgcagcgggacgaaaatgGCGCTTTAAAGCcgtgcgcctatttctccaagaagtttacccagtccgaaatcaactgggccatctgggagaaagaagccgcggcagttaagcacgccctcactgtgtggaggcattttctggagggggcagaattcccgtttgaagtgtgtaccgatcacaaaaatctggaggctctcaaaggagctagaaaactcaacgccaagcaaatacgttgggcccaattctttgccaaatttcggttcaccctcaagcacgtacccggcaaggaaaacgccctagccgatgccctatcccgactgccccagtaccgcaacgatttcgaccgtccggtggactctttattcactcctgagcaaaggggagaggtcTCGGGGTTGgcagtctccacccggtctcaaacccgccaccccagtggtccctcgctcaagggtatcccggaggctttccagcagcgcctccaggaagcgtccctacaggaagcagagcaacaggcgctcccttccggtatggagcagcgagagtcctggtgggtgcaggaagggaaactctatgtcccagcctcccttcgcagggaggttttgggactggttcacggggccaagctggccggtcactttgggtttgtcaagacgttgcatttggtgaggcggcagttctggtggccgggcatgagaggggatgtggaactgtacgttcgcagttgtcccacgtgcgccaccgccaaaaacagggggggcaaaaccccagggcttctgaaacctttggagatccccacccggccatgggaggtgatcgccatggatttcatcaccgatctaccccccagcaggggcaaaaccgtactgtgggttgttacggacctcttctccaagcaggtccactttgtcccctgcgctgggctcccgtcggcgcaggggttggccaaaatgtttgtcacccatgtcctcaggcttcactcgattcctaggaaggtcctctccgacagaggggcccagttcgttgccaaattctggcgggccttcctgaagcttatgggggtaggggaacagggtctctcgtctgcctaccacccgcaaactgatggccaaaccgaacgggtgaatgccgtggtcgagtgctatctccgatgttatgttaattaccatcaggatgactgggtggacctgttacccttcgccgaatacgcatacaacaacgccccccactcctccacggggtttagcccgttccgtgtagtatacggaaccgatttcggccctttcggtgccgcccccgtctcccccgaactcgaggcagtgcccgagatgcaggaatgggtgcaggcggtcagttccacttggccctggctacagaagaaccttgaacgggccaagcggaaatacaaagaacaggcagacaaacaccggtcacagggatgggaactccgggtgggggaacaggtctatctttccacgaagaatctgcgttccctccaaccctgtaaaaaactcagcgaccgttatgtgggccccttccccattactcgggtgattaacgaggtaactgcggagctggatcttcccaaaacccttcgcggggtacaccccgtttttcacatcagtctgctcaagccgttcgtctccgctccccagttccaccccccttctaaaCCAGAAGTACCCACTGTTGTGGGTGgagatacccacatggaagtgtccaaggtcttggattccaagtggaaaaagggaaagctgttttactttgttcggtggaaacatctgggggccgcgcacgatgaatgggttgcagccccccacatggccgccccccggctcgtacacgaattccattgcgcttatcccgagaagcctcgacctcccgaactcgcgggaggggggccttaaggggggcagaatgtgagggccatctggttttggctcctatctgtttctatctctccctctttgaactcgtacaagcagttcgcacctctgtgtatcttcctgagtcccccgcctcgtccttcttgcccaggtgccacctctcctcccctgctgtgccttctgccttcactccctcgggctggctccggccttgaaatgcagatagccctctctaggactgtttgatgttttatgctgcaccggtttgccttgtaacctcccatgtctcccatgcgtgtgaaccttcatgccctgtagtagataaatactgtaaccccgataagctagtcactcgcaactttgaatccatgagcctgtcttctctatttgaagccttcaataaatcttttgtttctgcatccaagtctgagcaattgatttggcgaagtttgcccaactagctggggactctcacagggaggaaggaaaacagagaaagaggaaaagggagggagggagaaagagagagaaagggagaaagaaatggagagagggggagacagaaagaaagaaagaaagaaagaaagaaagaaagaaagaaagaaagaaagaaagaaagaagaaaaggatggagggagacaaagaaagagacagaaaaaaagggagagagggagagaaaggagagtgacagaaaaagaggaagagagaaaagcctcccacccacacacacacaccagcgcaCACCAGCCcgcgcaaccaggccccagcctccccacctcccccgcccacacacacacccacacacaccctacGCCGCACGGAGCCCCGAGTGACTGGGCCTCAGTCtctgtgccctcccccccccagagtccataaaaggcccccctgaagccagatcggctcccacatgcatgctctgctgccgggagccaccggcctctgcccccccgcgctgctcaacagccgacaggcatcgagaggggcttacaatgtgccgtggctagggggcagccttggggggagcgtccctccccctcccctctcaccgaccaacagctgACAGTTGGTGAGAGGTGGTCCAAACGGCACtgcagcacccctgtaagccgcggccccaggaacacccttggggagggccgctctgcgccccgcctccatggcagggccccggagctcccgagggccacaaaaaatgtcctcgggggccgcatacagcccccgggcctgaggttccccatccctgcaatagcaccaaccccaggtttaattttgttggacactgctttttgatgggcattccaatttaggttatgggaaaacagaatgccaaggtaaacaaactccttgactcggtcaacctcaaagccatctaatacccagcgaaaaagaggcatttttcttgtcttagtgaagatcataatcttagatttatgatggtttattgtaagaccttccctagagcggtactcagaaaaagtttgcaaagatcttttcaaaccaattcttgtgcgggacaggagaactgcatcgtcagcatagagtagaattggggtgggatgacttgcaagctttggggggtggcaaaactctgagaaattggttgccatatcattcaggtatagattaaacaagagaggagcaaggaggcaaccttgtctaacttccttgaccagttcaaacaagagactaacagagaggtggtttgccatgccttcctctgctcagcaacccgggtattccttggtggtctcccatccaaatactaaccagggctggctggctggctggcatgcGCGCaagcatgcacgcacacacggcagccatgaaggagctagagaagacTCTTAAATGTAAgaatttagagagagagagagatgttcatggaggaaaggggtattcatggctattggaATGGATGCTgctcatgctgcatgcctattattttgggtgcattggaacacgggcaggatgctgctgctgctatcttcttgtttgtggcttcctagaggcacctggttggccactgtgtgagcagactgctggacttgatggaccttggtctgatccagcagggcctttcttatgttctagatatacacacacacaagagccccatggcacagagtggtaagcttcagtgctgcagtccaagctctgtccatgaccttagttcgatcccaacggaagtcggtttcaggtatccgactcaaggtcgactcagccttccatccttccgaggtcggtaaaatgagtacccagcttgctgggggtaaagggaagatgactggggaaggcactggcaaaccacccggtaaaacaaaggctgcctagtcaacgtcgggatgtgacgtcaccccatgggtcaggaattacctggtgcttgcacaggggacctttacctttatatatatatatatatggcagtATATACGTGTATgtatatacacacgcacacatacacatatatgtatgtatatatatacacccaCATACATATATGGCATAAGAaggtagaaaagattcttaagtgtgagGATTTATTTATCTAATTAATGTGTCACTaacaaccaagatcaggttaattcatgccatcgtgttccctattactatgtattactaatatgtgaaagctggacattgaagaaagctggtaggaagaaactagattcctttgaaatgtggtgttggaggagagtgttatgggtaccgtggactgccaaaaaacaaaaacaaatcagtgggttatagatcaaatcaagcctgaactgactagccaatgctgggtagggttgcccacctcccaAGTAGGGTCTgacgatctcctggaattacaactgatgtccagacaacCGAGAtctcttcccctggagaacatggctgctctggagggtggattctaaggCCTACCACGCAcaggtcccttcccaaactctgctcttcccaaggtctacccccaaatcttcaggcatttcccagcatggagctggcaatcctaacagggTTGAAAACACCCAGAGAGCTATCCAGTGAAGGCGGTGATGGTACCTTGGGAGTCAACTTGATGAAAACACTCTCCAATTCCAAATAAAAATGTTCCATGTTCTCCCtttcatattttattatttacttccttcctttatacccacctttctccccaatggggactcaaagtagcttacatcgttCTTCTCGTCTGCCATTTCACCCTCAAAACAACTATGAAGTAGGATAGACCGAGATAGtaggactggcccaagattgccCAGTTAGctttcatggcagggtggggattcgaacctgggtctcctataCGTGTGAAATCTCTAACATGGGTTTGGGTCCCTCACCCAGAACCATGATCAATTTGGGGAGATTTCGGCATAGCATCAGGGGTGACCTTCCTACTTCCACAGCCTGCCTAGCTTGGAAAACTACACCCTCACCAATGGGCAGGAGGCAGAATGTATCGTTCTAGGAATCTTTACCTAGATAGCAGATGAGAAAGCTCAAAGTGCCTTTATTAGCCTATCAGTAACCAtgaaacagccctgacctggatggcccaggctagcctgatcttgtcagatctcagaagctaagcagggtcagccctggttagtatttggatgggagaccaccaaggaataccagggttgctgtgcagaggaaggcactggcaaaccacctctgttagtctcttgccatgaaaaccccaaaaggggttgccataagtcgcttGCGACATGACGGCACTCGACACACATAACCATGAAACAACTAGATCTTCTCCAAAGCAGGCTTCAGATTTTATTTAAGGAAATATAGGGGTACAGGAATTGAAAGGCACTTTAGGTATAAGAATAGGGAAATGGTTGTGTCCAGAAGGATGTGTGTATGAAGAGTTagatggggggagaggaagtcAAGCCACCGGCCACGAGAAACTGCCATGAGAAAGGGGTGGAAAGTTGCCTATAGTACCAAACTACTCTAGCTGTCAAAGGTTTGTGACATCACTTTCGTGGAAAACTCAACTGTCCTGTGGTCAAACTACCAGAATTAAGGATCAATTTATGAAGCAGAACTCAGGATTTCCCGGTATCCTGGAATAATAAATTCATGATTATGGCTCATGATATTATTTTATATAACAGTAATGCAAGGAGGCCAAATGAACCGCAGAAAACTGGTTTTGGGTTGGTAAGCTTCTTTAACAACATCTCATTTATGAGTGAGCAGATCAGGAGAACCAAACAGGGAAAACTGACTCGCAGACAGTTCAGAGAAACAGCAGCTGAATTCCTTAATTCCGAAGCAGACTGGTATGTCTCCTTCGATGTAGGTCAACCTCTAAAGATCACAAATTAGCAGGAGGCGGGGACCCCATGAAGATTAATACTGATTTACAAAGTAATACGAAATCACGTTTCAAGTTGTGGATTTGTACCCCACACCACACCATGCTTAGTTGATTTATAACTTAAACATAGCCTTCTGTcgatttgtttttaaagaacatcAACCTGTGTGTAGTAGATGTAGCTGACGTACTGCTTTAGCAGAAGCCTGCGCGATTGTATATATCACTCAAGATTTAACAGAATTGGAGAGGGACACAAAGGTAGAGAGGGCAGGACAGGGGAAACTCAGTTGTTCTGGTTACAGCATTTAAAGTAGGTTTCGGTGTCAGAAAAATAAGAACACGGCGGTGTACTGCACGGAAGGTAACCAAGAGGTCTCTCCAGCTTCAAAGTACCCTtcggatacaaaaggaaaagagAATCCCAGGATCCGCTCATTGTATCACGCAAACATCTAAAATGCAGAATTTGGCTCTGCAGGTCGGGCAAGGCACATGGCTCGACAGCCAGGTCTCTGGGTGCTGCTGGTCCTGCCGACTGGCAAACCATTTGCCCATGCAGGTCAAGCACCACATGGGACGGCAATAGCATTGCTGGCACTCCCCTTCGCGAGGCTCTTGACAGTTCTTCAGAAGCTTGACGTTTGCACTGTTCTGCATACACCCGATGCATGGCTCCAGCTCCTATGGAGAGGCAGAGGAAAATACAGGATTATCAGTTCAGGTATTTATACAATTGATACTGAATGCTAGGTTGGTCCTGGGAATATTAGCTTATATCCAGGATTTGATCTTAAAGGAAAAGGTCAGCGGTCAGTATGACACTGGCTTTAAAATGTCAGATAATACATATCTCAGTTTTTCCAAGTGTACCAGCCAACGCTCTTCATATTCTCTGTGCCAAtttgattattttgtttgttgtaaAAATCTGATCTAGCTCATTTGCCGTAAGATCTCCATGTGTTACTGTATTGTATTTCCTAAACTTAATCGTTGCTACTTTTAGTGTTGTATTACCTGTTTGTATTATTTTagataataataaaaagttaaaaaaaaaagtcatcaccaggggtaaaggtcccaggttcaatccccggcatctccagttaaagggactaggcaagtaggtgatgtgaaagaccctctgcctgagaccctggagagatggagagcccatggctcagtggtagagcatctgcttggcgtgcaggaggtcccaggttcaattcctggcatctccagttaaagggaccaggcagggaggtgatgtgaacaaccctggagagctgctgccggtctgagtagacaatactgacttcgatggaccaagggtctgattcaatagaaggcggcttcatgtcaATGTGAATAAGCGGCATCTTCTCTATTTAAAGGCACAATGAACTTCTCACAAGTATGTGAGAAAACCTGCAGGTCGCtaacaagaaaacaaaagtaagtaCCGGCAACACAAATAAATTAAGAGTTTTGGAAATCCTACCTGGTTGCTAGGAAGAACGTAGGGCTGATTCGTCTCCACCAGCGAGGTAAAGGTTTCCAGAAACAAGTCGGTGAGGCTCTGATGGATCACTACGTTGGCGGCGTTACGGATTGGAGCGTGAAGCTTCTCTCGCAGTTCCCCGTATTCTGTCGAATTCAAGCTGAGGAAGATGACAATTATCAGAGTCGCCACAAAGGTGACATGGCCTGCTACAGGACAaatttcatgaacacatgaagctgccttattctgaatcagacccttgtctagtccctttatctggagatgccggggattgaacctgggaccttctgtattccaagcagatgttcttcaaacacagccccttctccttgccttctactgaatccaacccttggtccatcaaagtcagtactgtctactcagaccaacagcggctctccagggtcacaggtaaagtctttcacatcacctagtccctttaaatggggatgctggggattgaacctgggaccttcagcatgtcgactttctctgccacttaaggaagaatcaaactggcttatgatcaccttcccctccccacaacagacaccctgaggtaggtggggctgagagagctctaagagagctgtgacaagcccaaggtcacccagcaggctgcatgtggaggagtggggaatcaaacccggttctccaggttacagtccacagctccaaaccaccactcttaatcactacaccaggcTGAACTAAATAAATTTGTTGGATTAAAAGACGGccagttttaccggatattgaaAGGCTTCACGTGGGGGTTAACGCTGGCAACCCGGATGGTGAGGAACTGGGCAGGCATGTTAGAGTCTGGCAAGAGTTCGTGCTGTCTCGATTCCACCACCGCGAGATCGATGTCTTGCTGCTGGGCCACACACAAAGAGTATGTGGTCACTTTCATGATCCAGGTGTCCGTCACAATCACTCGTGCTCCGGGAGCCCCGGTAGCGAACTTGTCGATCCTCCGGAACTCCGTGTTGATGGAAGACGCGACGGCCCTCCAACCGGACTGGGGGAGCGCGTAAAAAGAAATCGTCCTGACCAAGGGGTGGTTATTCCAATCGTTTCGGGACCAGTAATATGTCAAGAGCCCGGCAGCTGTCGGGGCAAGAACAGCCAATAGGAAGAAGACTCGCCAACCCTCGGGGGCCTGGTAAAAATTGAAGAGCTGTTTCTCAGGTGTGGCAAAGCACATGCCGGCATAGTAACCTgcaaggggaaggaaaagggacCGTCAGAAGAGAAAGCAAATCCTGTACatgcatacttaaaaaaaaatatattattatttttaaaaagaaaaaaaacaagacaaaCTCCATATACATACAACCATATATATTCAGCCATTCCATCTGTCCAAAGTGTGCCAATACTCATCATACGATGAACTGTATACCTACTATTATTCATCTTTTAACTATTTCAAAAGCATTCTagataaagggcaagagtccagtagcaccttaaagactaacaaaaatattttctggtagggtatgagctttcgtgagccacagctcacttcttcagatacagctgaagtatctgaagaggtgagctgtggctcacgaaagctcctaccctgctagaaaatatttttgttcgtctttcaggtgctactggactcttgcccttttctactactgcagacagactaacacggctacccactgtgaattatattctaGATAAAAATATCCTTCTATGTTAAGAACTGCTCATTATTGAAGGTGCTGTATTTAGAATAACTGCTCCATCAAAACAATAACTAATTAAATAAGGGCCACCCTCTgcccccattcattccaatgggcttaccctggagtaactctccttaggaacgcacTGTAAGTAACTAAATAAATGAGGGCCACCCTCTgcccccattcattccaatgggcttaccctggagtaactctccttaggaacgcacTGTAAGTAACTAAATAAATGAGGGCCACCCTCTgcccccattcattccaatgggcttacactggagttaCTCTCCTTAGGAACACACTGTAAGTAAAGGAATAAGCAAGGCCCACCCTGCCCCCAGCCATTCCCATGGGCTTACTCTGGAGTAACTATCCTTAAGTAAAGAAGTACATAAGACCCACCCTCTGCCCCAATCCATCCCTATGGGCTTACTCTGGAatcactctccttaggaatgcactgtaagtaaaaTAACAAATGAAGCCCACCCTGCCCCTGTTAATTCCAATGaacttacactggagtaactctctttaggaatacactgtaattaaggaaataaagcccacccctctgcccccatccattcccttgggcttactctggagtaactctctttaggaatacactgcaattaaggaaataaagcccacccctctgcccccagccattcccatgggcttactctggagtaactctccttactGTAAGAAGTGCATAAGACCCACcctctgcccccatccatccCTATGGGCTTACACTGGAATCACTCTCCTTAGTAAGTAAAATAAATTCCACCCTGCCCCTATTAATTCCAAtaggcttacactggagtaactctctttaggaatacactgcaattaaggaaataaagccccccctgcccccatccattcccatgggcttactctggagtaactctccttaggaatacactgcaattaaggaaataa includes:
- the TMEM129 gene encoding E3 ubiquitin-protein ligase TM129; translation: MASPGAAFSLAYGVLSACFVFPPDEFRAAGLTVSALLGGRLGSEDAAFVQHHLRRGAATLLAHALLPLGYYAGMCFATPEKQLFNFYQAPEGWRVFFLLAVLAPTAAGLLTYYWSRNDWNNHPLVRTISFYALPQSGWRAVASSINTEFRRIDKFATGAPGARVIVTDTWIMKVTTYSLCVAQQQDIDLAVVESRQHELLPDSNMPAQFLTIRVASVNPHVKPFNIRLNSTEYGELREKLHAPIRNAANVVIHQSLTDLFLETFTSLVETNQPYVLPSNQELEPCIGCMQNSANVKLLKNCQEPREGECQQCYCRPMWCLTCMGKWFASRQDQQHPETWLSSHVPCPTCRAKFCILDVCVIQ